One Methylocystis iwaonis genomic window, ACGCCCTGTCTCTCTTGCCGAAACAATCCATCGGGCGTCCGAGATCAGCGAGCCTCTGATCGCCAGCGCGCGCCACAAATTGAGCATCTCGCTGGATGAGGAGCCGCTGGTCGTCGACGGCGATCCGGTGCGCCTCACGCAAATCTTCGCAAATCTCCTCAATAACGCCGCGAAATACACGCCGCCCGGCGGCCGTATCCAGGTCACGCTCGAGCGCGATGGGGCGCTTGCGATTGTCCGCGTGGCTGACGACGGGATTGGCATTCCCCAGGGAATGCTGTCCCACATCTTCGGTCTCTTCTCGCAATCCGACGGGACCGCAGGCCGCATGCAGGGTGGCCTCGGCATTGGGCTCGCGCTTGTGAAGAGCCTTGTCGAAATGCACGGCGGCAGCGTCGTCGCTTACAGCGGCGGCGCCGACCGGGGCAGCGAATTTGTGGTGAGCCTGCCTTTGGCTGCCACGCAGAGCGACGATTGCGAAACCTTCGACGGCGCCGCGCCCATGCGGCTCCACCGACGGGTCCTGGTTGTCGACGACGAGGTCGACGTCGCGGAGAGCCTGGGTCTGTTGCTCGAATCTTTGGGAGCCGAGGTTCGGGTCGTCTTCAGCGGGATCGAGGCGCTTTCCTGCGTGGTCGAATTCAAGCCCGATGTCGCCTTTCTCGATATCGGGATGCCGGCGATCGACGGCTATGAAGCTGCGCGGCGGATACGCGCCATGCGCGAAGGGGCGGGCCTCTGCATGATTGCTCTGAGCGGGTGGGGGCGAGACGAAGATCGAGCGCGCGCCATGGCGGCGGGTTTCGACCAGCACCTGACGAAGCCCGTGAGCGCCGACGCTTTGAGAAAGGTGATCACGGCGGCGTGTCATTGATGCGCGGGTAGAATTAGCCCCCTTGCATCGCCGCGCGACCTCTGCCACATAGGGCCCGGGAGGTTGGCGTTGGACGTTTCACTCGCCAACCGGGTCAGATCCGGAAGGAAGCAGCCCTAACGAGCTTGAGCGGGTCTTCGTCCAGCCTCCTACCTTTGATCCGCGCGAGGAGCTGCTGATGAGCGAGGCGTCTTACCGCGGCTCCTGCCAGTGCCAAGCCGTCGTCTTCGATGCGACGCTCGACCTCGACCACACCATCACCTGCAATTGCTCGCGATGCCAGCGGCTGGGCTCCGTGTTGAGCTTCGCGCCCGCGGATAAGTTCCACCTGCAAAAGGGCGCTGACGCCCTGACCGAATATCGCTTCAACACGAAGAAGATCGGTCACCAGTTCTGCAAAATCTGCGGGATCGAGCCTTTCGCTTATGGCGAGACGCCGGACGGCGCGCCGACGGTCGCGGTCAACGTCAATTGTCTCGATGGCGTCGACCCCCGGGCGCTGAAATCGGCGCATTACGATGGGCGAAGCCGGTAGATTTTTGCCGCGGGGCGGTAGAAAAGGCGTTCGCAAGCCTTTAGTACTTCGTCATGGACGACGCGCTGTTTCCTGATCCGCAAGGCGCCGGCGCGCCTCCCGCCGCCTATCGCGTCCTTGCGCGCAAATATCGGCCTTCGAGCTTCGCCGACCTCATCGGCCAGGAGCCGATGGTGCGCACGCTGGAGAACGCCTTCGATCTCGGCCGCATCCATCAGGCCTATCTGCTGACCGGCGTGCGCGGCGTCGGCAAGACCACGACCGCCCGCATTCTCGCCCGCGCCTTCAATTACGAGCTGCCGGCCACGGACGGCCGCGCGGCGGTCAACCAGCCGACCATCCATATGGATACGCTCGGCGTGCATTGTCAGGCGATCATCGACTCCCGCCACGTCGACGTGCTGGAGATGGACGCCGCCTCCCACACCGGCATCGACGACGTCCGCGAGATCATCGACAACGCCCGCTACCGCCCGGTGATGGCGCGCACCAAGGTCTATATCATCGACGAAGTGCACATGCTCTCCAAGGCCGCCTTCAACGGCCTGCTGAAGACGCTGGAAGAGCCGCCGGAGCATGTGAAATTCATCTTCGCCACGACCGAGATCGACAAGGTGCCGGTCACCGTGCGCTCGCGCTGCCAGCGCTTCGATCTGCGCCGCATCGACGCGGGGC contains:
- a CDS encoding GFA family protein translates to MSEASYRGSCQCQAVVFDATLDLDHTITCNCSRCQRLGSVLSFAPADKFHLQKGADALTEYRFNTKKIGHQFCKICGIEPFAYGETPDGAPTVAVNVNCLDGVDPRALKSAHYDGRSR
- a CDS encoding hybrid sensor histidine kinase/response regulator is translated as MTWRDSCGVGGDGKDFRILILTPHGRDAVLAQQTLSRTGLPSCVCAGVEQLRLEIAGGAGAVMVSEEALPRAHPGEWGSLFGAEPPWSSMPIVVLLGRGASSHNFPLLRALEIRPNVSFLERPVPRRTLISALRSALEARRLQYQIRDALDEQKAANRKKDEFIATLSHELRNPLAPIRSAVHVLRRLDDDEASKDKASRLLAMIERQTDHLVQLVDDLLEASRITTGKIALKRRPVSLAETIHRASEISEPLIASARHKLSISLDEEPLVVDGDPVRLTQIFANLLNNAAKYTPPGGRIQVTLERDGALAIVRVADDGIGIPQGMLSHIFGLFSQSDGTAGRMQGGLGIGLALVKSLVEMHGGSVVAYSGGADRGSEFVVSLPLAATQSDDCETFDGAAPMRLHRRVLVVDDEVDVAESLGLLLESLGAEVRVVFSGIEALSCVVEFKPDVAFLDIGMPAIDGYEAARRIRAMREGAGLCMIALSGWGRDEDRARAMAAGFDQHLTKPVSADALRKVITAACH